The following coding sequences lie in one Lemur catta isolate mLemCat1 chromosome 11, mLemCat1.pri, whole genome shotgun sequence genomic window:
- the LRRC17 gene encoding leucine-rich repeat-containing protein 17 encodes MRVVTIVILLCFCKAAELRKASPGSTRSRVNHGRAGGGRRASNPVKRYAPGLPCDVYMYLHEKYLDCQERKLVYVLPDWPQDLLHMLLARNKIRILKNNMFSKFKKLKSLDLQQNEISKIESEAFFGLNRLTTLLLQHNQIKVLMEEVFIYTPLLSYLRLYDNPWHCTCEIETLISMLQIPRNRNLGNYAKCESPQELKNKKLRQIKSEQLCNEEEKEQLDPKPQVSGRPPVIKPEVDSTLCHNYVFPIQTLDCKRKELKKVPNNIPPDIVKLDLSYNKINQLRPKEFEDVHELKKLNLSSNGIEFIDPAAFSGLTHLEELDLSNNSLQNFDYGVLEDLYFLKLLWLRDNPWRCDYNIHYLYYWLKHHYNVHYNGLECKMPEEYKGWFVGKYVRSYYEECPKDKLPAYPETFDQDTEDDEWEKIHKDHTTKKQSVRITIVG; translated from the exons ATGCGTGTGGTTACCATTGTAATCTTGCTCTGTTTTTGCAAAGCTGCTGAGCTGCGCAAAGCAAGCCCAGGCAGTACGAGAAGCCGGGTGAATCATGGCCGGGCGGGCGGGGGCCGGAGAGCCTCCAACCCAGTCAAACGCTACGCACCGGGCCTCCCCTGTGACGTGTACATGTACCTCCATGAGAAATACTTAGATtgtcaagaaagaaaattagtttaTGTCCTGCCTGACTGGCCTCAGGATTTGCTGCACATGCTATTAGCAAGAAACAAGATCCGCATATTGAAGAACAACATGTTTTCCAAGTTTAAAAAGCTGAAAAGCCTGGATCTGCAACAGAATGAGATCTCCAAAATTGAGAGTGAGGCGTTTTTTGGTTTAAACAGACTTACCACCCTCTTACTGCAGCACAACCAGATCAAAGTCTTGATGGAGGAGGTGTTCATTTATACACCTCTCCTGAGCTACCTGCGTCTTTATGACAACCCCTGGCACTGTACCTGCGAGATAGAAACGCTTATTTCAATGTTGCAGATTCCAAGAAACCGAAATTTGGGAAACTACGCCAAGTGCGAAAGCCCAcaagaactaaaaaataaaaaactgcgGCAGATAAAATCTGAACAGTTAtgtaatgaagaagaaaaagaacaattggACCCGAAACCCCAAGTGTCAGGGCGACCCCCAGTCATCAAACCTGAAGTGGACTCCACACTTTGCCACAATTATGTGTTTCCTATACAAACACTGGACTGCAAAAGGAAAg AGTTGAAAAAAGTTCCAAACAACATCCCTCCAGATATTGTTAAACTTGATTTGTCATACAATAAAATCAACCAACTTCGACCCAAGGAATTTGAAGATGTTCATGAGCTAAAGAAATTAAACCTCAGCAGCAATGGCATTGAATTCATAGATCCTG CTGCTTTTTCAGGGCTCACACATTTAGAAGAGTTAGATCTATCAAACAACAGTTTGCAAAACTTTGACTACGGAGTATTAGAAGACTTGTATTTTTTGAAACTCTTGTGGCTCAGAGATAATCCTTGGAGATGTGACTACAACATCCACTACCTCTACTACTGGTTAAAGCATCACTACAACGTCCATTATAATGGCCTAGAATGCAAAATGCCTGAAGAATACAAAGGGTGGTTTGTGGGAAAGTATGTTCGAAGTTACTATGAAGAATGCCCCAAAGACAAGTTACCAGCATACCCTGAGACATTTGACCAGGATACAGAAGAtgatgaatgggaaaaaatacataaGGATCATACGACAAAGAAGCAAAGTGTAAGAATTACTATAGTGGGATAA